In Pseudonocardia sp. DSM 110487, the sequence GTCCTTGTCCGCCTTGGTCGAGGCTGTTGATCGCTCACCGTGGTGCGTTCATCCGATCATGGGTGGCGGGTCAGGTCCAGTCCACGACAGTGGGTAACCGTGGAGCGGTCGGGGGAACCGGATGACAGCCGGCCGGGTGACGTGGCCGGAGGGGTGGCCACGCAACTCGTATCAGCTCGCGCGACCGTTCGGCGCTCGCGCTACCCGTCGATGGGTGGCGTGGGCCGACGAGGGTTGCGCGGCCGGAGAACGGGTGTGTGAGCTCCGCTGCCTGGCGTACAGGGCACCTCTGCTGCGGCTTGATCAGCAGTTCGGCGCGTTCCCGGGTCATTTTTGCCCGTTTCCGCACCGAAGTCTCGATCATGCCCGTGAATCCGCCTCCGGTGGCGCCGCGCGCCCATCTGGGCAGGCCCTTGGCCTGCCCGTGCTACTGCCCAGAGGGGTCGCAGAGGCGAGGGGCGGCCCCGCACACTGCGCGGCGCCACCGGAGGCCCTCCGGCCTGGTGCTTGCAAGGCGGCGCCACCGGAGGCCCACCAGGCTCGCCTGCTCGGGGTTGCGTCAGCGGCGCAGGGCCGGGCGGGTGGGGTGGTCGGAGAGGACCACCAGGTCCGCTTGCTGCTCCGGCGCGCGCTCTTCGGCGTAGCGGGCGTACGCCGGGAGGGCCCAGCGGTCGGCCTCCGGGAGGGTGCGGGCGAGTGCGGCGTTCGTCATCCGCAGGTGCACCGCGAGGTCGAACGGGAGGCCGCGGCCCAGCAGCAGCGCGCCGCCCAGCAGCACTACGCCGTCAGTGGGGAGTTCCACGTACCTGTCGCGGTGGGCGCGGTCGGCCACCGCGTCCCACAGGCGGGGGAGCACCCGGCCCGAACCGTGTGGCCCGGCCGGGTCGAGCACCTCACGGCGCAGGCCGCCCACGTCGATCCAGCCGTCGAGGAACTCGTCCGGATCCTCACGGCCGAACTCCAGCCGCACCGACGCCGGGCGCAGGAAGTCGTCCGTGCTGACGACCACCGCCATCCGGCCACGGGTGCGCAGCGCATCGGCCACCCGCTCCGCGATGGCGAGCGGGCGCGTGGGGGGAGGTCCGTCGAGCGCGAGGCGCACCCGTCCGGGGTGGTCGTCGACCAACTCCACGACCTCGTCGACGAGCCGGTCCGGTGTGACGGGTGTGATCTGCACGGTCTACTGCCGGTAACCCTCCACCACGTCGGCGGAGCGCTCCTGTGCCACGTCGGGGTCGAGGCCCGCGCGGCGGCGCGCGTCGCGCTGGCGCAGCAGGTCCCAGTAGCGGTCCAGCTGCACGGCCAAGTCGTTGAGCCGTTGCTGCTCCGCCTCCGACAGCGCCTGGCCCACGTGGGCCCGCTCGAGCCGGTGCTCCTCGGCGACCAGCTCGTCGATGCGGCGGTGCAGCTCGTCGTCGTTCATCCGGGTTCCCCGTCCGATCGGTGGGTGCGGTCGCCGCCTGTTGTACCCGACACTCGGCACGGTGGCACCGGACCGCGCCACCGGCGGCACTGCAAAGGTGACCGTTCCTCGTTCGGAACTGACCGCTCGTCGCCGCGAGCCGTCGCCGGCTCGGTGCGGGAAGTTACGGCCGCGTCGGTCATCCCGGCTGGCTGAGGCCCGCGAGGTCGTCGAGGGTGCGCAGGACCTCGTCCTCCCCGGCGTCGGGCAGCCCGTACAGCACCCGGTCGACGCCCGCCTCCGCGTACGACTCGACGGCAGCGCGGTCCCGCACGGCGCCGAACACGGTGACGGTGAGACCGTCGCGTCCCGCGTCGACGGCGCGCCTGCGCAGCTCGGCGATCCGTCCGGCGAGTACGTCTACGTCGTCGTCTTGGCCGCCGCGCGGCATCCAGCCGTCGCCGTGCGAGAGCACCCGGTCCAGCACGGTCGGCCCCTCGCCGCCGATCAGCACCGGTGGCGTGCGAACCGGCTTCGGCCACGACCAGATCGGGTCGAAGTCGACGAACTCGCCGTGGAACTCGGCCTCCTCCTTCGTCCAGATCTCCCGCATGGCCGCGATGTGCTCCAGCATCCGGCGGGTCCGGGTGCGCGGGTCGACGCCGTGGTTGGCCATCTCCTCCCGGTTCCAGCCCGGCCCGACGCCGAACTCGAACCGGCCGCCCGCGATGCGATCGAGGCTCGCGACCGTCTTGGCCAGCGTGATCGGGTGGTGCTGGAGCACGAGCGAGACGGCGGTGCCGAGCGTGATCCGCTCCGTCACCACGGCCATCGCGCTGAGCGCCACGAACGGGTCGTATGCGTGCGAGTAGCGGCTGGGCAGCTCGGACCCGCCCGGCCACGAGGATTCCCGGCTCGTCGGGATGTGCGTGTGCTCGGTGAGGTACAGCCCGTCGAAGCCGCGCTCCTCGGTGGCCCGGGCAAGCGTGGGTCCGTCGATGCCGTAGTCGGTCAGGAAGATGAAGACGCCGTGATCCACGCGACCAGCCTGCACCTGGGCGTGGGGTGGTGCACAGCGCTACGTTCCGGGCATGCAGCGACGCACCGAACCGCCATTCCGCGCAGACCACGTCGGCAGCCTCCTGCGCCCGCCCGCGCTCCTCTCGGCTCGAGAACGGTTCGCGGCAGGCACCCTCGACGCCGACGGTCTTCGCGCCGTGGAGGACGAGGCCATCCGGGACGTGGTGGCGATGCAGGAGGAGATCGGGCTGCAGTCGGCCACCGACGGCGAGTTCCGGCGCACGTCCTGGCACATGGACTTCATCTACCAGCTCGGCGGCATCGTGAAGACCGAGGAGCAGATCCGGGTCAGCATGCACAACGCGGAGGGGGAGAAGGCGTTCACGACAGCCGGGCTCGCCGTCCGCGACAAGGTCCGGCTCGACGAGCCGATCTTCGCCGACGCGTACCGGTACCTCGCCTCGCTCACCACGACCGCGACGCCGAAGCTCACGATCCCGTCGCCGAGCATGGTCCACTACCGGGCCGGCATCGGGGCCGTCGACCGCAGCGTGTACCCGGACGTCGAGGAGTTCTGGAGCGACCTGTCCGCCGCATACGCGGCGCAGGTGCGCGCCATGGCCGACCTCGGCTGCCGCTACCTGCAGCTCGACGACACCAGCCTCGCCTACCTCAACGACCCCGCCCACCGCGCCCAGATCGCGGCGAGGGGCGAGGACGCCGACCACGCCCACCTGCGCTACATCAAGCAGATCAACGCCGCGGTCGCGGACCGGCCGGAGGGCATGCGGATCACCACGCACATGTGCCGCGGCAACTACCGGTCCGCGTGGGCGGCCGAGGGCGGCTACGACTTCGTCGCCGAGGCGCTGTTCGGCGAGCTCGACGTCGACGGCTTCTTCTGCGAGTTCGACGACGAGCGCTCCGGCGGGTTCGCTCCCCTGCGGTTCGTGCCGCCGGGCAAGCAGGTGGTGCTCGGGCTCGTCACCACGAAGACCGGCGAGCTCGAGGACCCCGATGACCTCAAGCGCCGCATCGACGAGGCCTCCAAGTACGTGCCACTCGACCAGCTGTGCCTCTCCCCGCAGTGCGGTTTCTCGTCGACCGTCGAGGGCAACGCGCTCACCCTCGAGGAAGAGGTGGCGAAGCTGCGGCTGATCGTGCAGGTCGCGGAGGACGTCTGGGGCTGACGTGATGGACGGGCCGCCGGGCTGGGGCGCCCCGCTCCATGCCCGCGTGCTCGATCTCGCCGGGGTCGGCGCCGGCACCACGGTGCTGGACCTTGGCTGTGGGCCGGGGACGTTCGCCGCGGCGGCGGTCGCGCGCGGCGCGCGGGTGGTCGGCATCGACGCCGACCGGTCCGCGGTGGCAGCGGCAGCGGCCGAGGTGCCGGAGGCGGACTTCATGGTCGGTGACGCCCACGATCCGCCACCCGGCCCGTTCGACCTGGTCGCGGCGGTGCAGGTGCTGCAGCACGTCGCGAACCCGCTCGCCGTCCTGCGTGCCGGTGCGCGGGTGGGCTCCGCCGTCGCCGTCACCACGTGGGGGCCGGAGGAGGACTGCGACGTGCGTGCCTTCGGCGAGGCGCTCGCCGCATGGCTTCCGCCACGCCGTACGCCCGCTGGTCCGCCCCCGCTCACCGACCCGGTGCGGCTCCGCAAGATCGTCGGCCTGGCCGGGCTGGCGATCGAGGCCGAGGACGAGGTCGAGTGCCCGTTCACATACCCGGAGGCGGATGCACTGGTCAGGCCGCTGTTCGCATCGGGGATCGGGCGGGTGGCGGTCGCCAGGGCCGGCGAGGAGGCGGTCCGAGAGGCGGTCCTGACCCGACTGGATGTCAATCGGACGAGAACGGGCGGCTACGTCCTGCGGAACAGGTTCCGGGTGCTGCTGACCCGCCTCACGCGCCCAGCTGCGCCGCCAGCTCCGTGAGGGAGGCCACCGACACATCCGCCTCCGGGTCCGTCTCCGGGGGAGGGGCGGCCGCGGAGCCGTGCTCCCGCGGGCGGTGGATGTAGGCCGTGCGGAGGCCGCGGGCCCGGGCGGCGGCGAGGTCGCCGACATGGGCGGCGACCATCAGCACCCGCTCCGGCGGCAGACCGAGCAGCCGGGCGGCGCCGTCGTAGGCCTCGGGGTCGGGCTTGTAGTGCCCGAACAGCTCGGCCGAGAGCACCGTGTCCCAGGGCAGGCCGCCGTGCTTGGCCATGTCGACGAGCAGAGCGACGTTGCCGTCGGACAACGACGCGATCACGTACCGGTCCTTGAGCCGGGTGAGGCCCTCGACGGAGTCCGGCCACGGGTCGAGCCGGTGCCAGGCGAGTACGAGCTCGTTGCGGACGGCCTCGGGCACGCCGGGCACGCCGAACTCGGCAAGGAGCTCGTCCAGCGACGTCCGGTGCAGCTCGTCGAGGGAGGTCCACGGCAGCTCGCCGCGGCGCACGCGGTCCATGGAGGGGACGTACCGGCCGCGCCATGCGTCGGCGAGGGCCTCGGCGTCGAGGCCGGGCAGCAGGCGGCGCACCTCGCGCGCGATGCCACCGCGCCAATCGACGACGGTCCCGAACACGTCGAACACCAGCGCGCGCACGTCCACGCCTCGTGATCCTAGGAGCGCCCCACCACCTGGACAGGTGGTTACTGACCAGTAGCCTCTGCGGTGTGACGACAGAGCTGAGTTGGGTCGGCGCGACGATGCGGCAGACCGTGCCGTGGGTGGGCACGGTCGGGATCGAGTTCGTCGAGGTCACGCCCCAGCGCGTGGTCCTGCGGCTGCCCGACGACCCCGCGCTGCGCAACCACGTGGGCGGCCCGCACGCCGCGATGATCTTCGGCGTCGGCGAGACCGCCACCGGCGCGGTCACCCTGGCCGCGTTCGCCTCGACCATGGAGCGGGCCACGCCGCTCCCCGTCCGGTCCGAGATCGCCTACCAGCGCATCGCACGTGGGCCGCTGACGGCGGTCGCGGTGCTCGGCAGGCCGGCCGAGGACGTCATCGCCGAGCTCGAGTCCGGTACCCGTCCCGAGTTCGGCATCGACGTCACGATCACCGACGGGGACGACCGCGAGACCACCCGCATGACCGTCGTGTGGACGCTGCGGCCGAACCGCTGACCCGACTACCGTCCGGTTCGTGCACGTGGTGATCGCAGGAGGACACGGGAAGATCGGGCTGCGGCTGGCCGCGCTGCTCGCCGGCCGCGGGGACGTGGTCACCGGCGTGGTGCGCAACCCGGACCACGGCCCCGACCTCGAACGGGCAGGCGCCACGCCGGCCGTGCTCGACCTCGAGGCGGCGAGCGCCGACGAGCTCGCCACCGTGCTCACCGGCGCTGACGCCGTCGTGTTCGCGGCAGGCGCGGGGCCGGGCAGCGGGACGGCCCGCAAGGACACCGTCGACCGGGCGGCCGCCGTGTTGCTCGCCGATGCCGCACGGATCGCGGGCGTCCGGCGCTACCTGCTGGTGTCCTCGCCGGGCGTCGACGATCCGCCCGCCCCCGCCCGCGGGGAGGTGTGGGCCGCGTACGTCGCGGCGAAGAAGGCCGCCGAGGAGGCGATCCAGGCCG encodes:
- a CDS encoding DUF4442 domain-containing protein, encoding MTTELSWVGATMRQTVPWVGTVGIEFVEVTPQRVVLRLPDDPALRNHVGGPHAAMIFGVGETATGAVTLAAFASTMERATPLPVRSEIAYQRIARGPLTAVAVLGRPAEDVIAELESGTRPEFGIDVTITDGDDRETTRMTVVWTLRPNR
- a CDS encoding 5-methyltetrahydropteroyltriglutamate--homocysteine S-methyltransferase yields the protein MQRRTEPPFRADHVGSLLRPPALLSARERFAAGTLDADGLRAVEDEAIRDVVAMQEEIGLQSATDGEFRRTSWHMDFIYQLGGIVKTEEQIRVSMHNAEGEKAFTTAGLAVRDKVRLDEPIFADAYRYLASLTTTATPKLTIPSPSMVHYRAGIGAVDRSVYPDVEEFWSDLSAAYAAQVRAMADLGCRYLQLDDTSLAYLNDPAHRAQIAARGEDADHAHLRYIKQINAAVADRPEGMRITTHMCRGNYRSAWAAEGGYDFVAEALFGELDVDGFFCEFDDERSGGFAPLRFVPPGKQVVLGLVTTKTGELEDPDDLKRRIDEASKYVPLDQLCLSPQCGFSSTVEGNALTLEEEVAKLRLIVQVAEDVWG
- a CDS encoding uridine kinase; this translates as MQITPVTPDRLVDEVVELVDDHPGRVRLALDGPPPTRPLAIAERVADALRTRGRMAVVVSTDDFLRPASVRLEFGREDPDEFLDGWIDVGGLRREVLDPAGPHGSGRVLPRLWDAVADRAHRDRYVELPTDGVVLLGGALLLGRGLPFDLAVHLRMTNAALARTLPEADRWALPAYARYAEERAPEQQADLVVLSDHPTRPALRR
- a CDS encoding haloacid dehalogenase type II, with the protein product MDVRALVFDVFGTVVDWRGGIAREVRRLLPGLDAEALADAWRGRYVPSMDRVRRGELPWTSLDELHRTSLDELLAEFGVPGVPEAVRNELVLAWHRLDPWPDSVEGLTRLKDRYVIASLSDGNVALLVDMAKHGGLPWDTVLSAELFGHYKPDPEAYDGAARLLGLPPERVLMVAAHVGDLAAARARGLRTAYIHRPREHGSAAAPPPETDPEADVSVASLTELAAQLGA
- a CDS encoding LLM class F420-dependent oxidoreductase; its protein translation is MDHGVFIFLTDYGIDGPTLARATEERGFDGLYLTEHTHIPTSRESSWPGGSELPSRYSHAYDPFVALSAMAVVTERITLGTAVSLVLQHHPITLAKTVASLDRIAGGRFEFGVGPGWNREEMANHGVDPRTRTRRMLEHIAAMREIWTKEEAEFHGEFVDFDPIWSWPKPVRTPPVLIGGEGPTVLDRVLSHGDGWMPRGGQDDDVDVLAGRIAELRRRAVDAGRDGLTVTVFGAVRDRAAVESYAEAGVDRVLYGLPDAGEDEVLRTLDDLAGLSQPG
- a CDS encoding NAD(P)H-binding protein, which translates into the protein MHVVIAGGHGKIGLRLAALLAGRGDVVTGVVRNPDHGPDLERAGATPAVLDLEAASADELATVLTGADAVVFAAGAGPGSGTARKDTVDRAAAVLLADAARIAGVRRYLLVSSPGVDDPPAPARGEVWAAYVAAKKAAEEAIQAADHLDWTILRPGSLTDDPGVGRVLLAPPPVPLGSITRDDTAAVLVALLDSRGSVGKVLELREGEADVLEAVAGVSR
- a CDS encoding DUF2630 family protein; the encoded protein is MNDDELHRRIDELVAEEHRLERAHVGQALSEAEQQRLNDLAVQLDRYWDLLRQRDARRRAGLDPDVAQERSADVVEGYRQ
- a CDS encoding class I SAM-dependent methyltransferase, with amino-acid sequence MDGPPGWGAPLHARVLDLAGVGAGTTVLDLGCGPGTFAAAAVARGARVVGIDADRSAVAAAAAEVPEADFMVGDAHDPPPGPFDLVAAVQVLQHVANPLAVLRAGARVGSAVAVTTWGPEEDCDVRAFGEALAAWLPPRRTPAGPPPLTDPVRLRKIVGLAGLAIEAEDEVECPFTYPEADALVRPLFASGIGRVAVARAGEEAVREAVLTRLDVNRTRTGGYVLRNRFRVLLTRLTRPAAPPAP